The following coding sequences are from one Coffea arabica cultivar ET-39 chromosome 11e, Coffea Arabica ET-39 HiFi, whole genome shotgun sequence window:
- the LOC113718089 gene encoding F-box protein CPR1: MSDYIPCHLLANVLLMLPCDSLLRSRCVSKSWRALIDSSDFIKMHLHRAHQEANSSNGIQIIGLKQNTFYTLNLDLEAHSSRTSGIAKQLNCPLDYSGNEVRLIGSCNSLLCLRYPYRREIVLWNPWIQKSWKLPSFPVENSMYGRAPFLLGFGYDRVNDDYKVLNRISSTSLFDTDRLSWCDEVFVYSLKMNTWRRTEHFLFKVSDYDCYCTVDCVLANGALHWLMKERRLNGVSYIISFDLSSEEFRKLPCPRYLENFVHQNLRVLNGCLCLVPYYKVNGRYAADLWVMEEYGVDKSWAKLTSVTMPLGSKFRSLTPLALSKNKRQLLLQIDGEKLILHDLETKCISDLAIRGDASYFQSSCTCIASLVRPLGTD, from the coding sequence ATGTCAGATTACATTCCGTGCCATTTGCTTGCCAATGTGCTTTTGATGTTACCATGTGATTCTCTGCTACGATCCAGGTGCGTTTCAAAATCATGGCGCGCTTTAATTGATAGCTCAGACTTCATCAAAATGCATCTCCACAGAGCCCACCAAGAAGCAAATTCCTCCAATGGGATCCAAATTATTGGCCTGAAACAAAACACCTTCTACACTTTAAATTTGGATCTTGAAGCTCATAGCTCTAGAACTAGTGGAATCGCCAAACAGCTCAACTGCCCTTTGGATTACTCTGGCAATGAAGTTCGTTTGATAGGATCTTGCAATAGCCTCCTCTGCTTGAGGTATCCTTACAGACGTGAAATTGTTTTGTGGAATCCATGGATTCAAAAGTCTTGGAAATTACCCTCTTTCCCAGTTGAAAATTCCATGTATGGtcgagctccttttcttctCGGGTTCGGGTATGACCGCGTGAATGATGACTACAAAGTGCTGAACAGGATTAGCTCTACAAGTCTATTTGATACAGATCGATTGAGCTGGTGTGATGAAGTCTTTGTTTATAGCTTAAAGATGAACACATGGAGAAGGACGGAGCATTTTCTGTTTAAGGTGTCCGACTATGACTGCTATTGCACTGTAGATTGTGTACTTGCCAATGGTGCATTACATTGGCTCATGAAGGAAAGGAGATTGAATGGCGTTAGTTACATCATTTCCTTTGATCTTAGCAGTGAAGAATTCCGGAAATTGCCTTGTCCAAGgtatcttgaaaattttgttcaCCAGAACCTGAGGGTCTTGAATGGATGCCTTTGTCTAGTGCCCTATTATAAAGTAAATGGAAGATATGCTGCTGATTTATGGGTAATGGAAGAGTACGGGGTGGACAAATCTTGGGCCAAGTTAACTTCTGTTACAATGCCTTTAGGTTCGAAATTTCGGAGCTTAACGCCTCTAGCTCTGTCAAAGAACAAGAGGCAATTGCTTTTGCAGATTGACGGAGAAAAGCTCATTCTTCATGATCTTGAAACAAAATGCATTAGTGATTTAGCCATTAGGGGCGATGCGAGTTACTTTCAATCATCATGTACATGTATTGCAAGCCTTGTTAGGCCTTTAGGAACTGATTAG